The DNA window ATGCGACGCATGCCTCGACACGGCCGAGGGGATCGACGTGGACGAGGACGGCTGTGAGTTGCCGGTCGAGGATACGCAGGACGACAGCGCCGATGACGCGAGCGCGGACGACGAGATCGTCGACACCGACGGCGACGGCACCCCTGACTCGGAGGACGTGTGCCCCGACGACCCGACCGACGGGTGCGTCGAGGAGTTCCCTGTCTATGATCTCGACGACAGCAAGGACGCTGCCAACGAGGACTGGTTTGCCGCGGACGGCGGATGCTCGCTCGTCCCCGCCGCGCAGCCGAACGTCATGATGCTCATATTCCTCGTGCTCGGCTTCATGCCGCTGGCCCTCAAGCGCTCGAGATGAGTGCCTCCGATGCGACCAAGAGGCCCTGCCCTCAAGCAGGGCCTTTTTCTTTGGAGTCCTCAACCTGGGGCCTTTGCCCCCCGATTGGCTGCAGGGGGGGGCTTGAGCGGGACCGGAGAACGAAGTTGAGTTTTATAACACATTGTTTTATAATGGTATTTGCTTTTGGCAGATTGCGGCAGACAGACGTATCTTGGCATCCTGATTGCATATATAAGTATCGACGGCGGTGCGCATGGCTGCCGAACCCAAGGGGTAAAGAGCGGAGGACAAGATGGTTACCAAGGTCATCAACGTACACAGCGACGGCGTCAATGAGCAGGAGTGGAAGCGCATAGAGGAGGAGCTCAGGGCCGGCAACAAGGTTCAGCTCGTCAACGACGACGGCGCGCTGCTTCGGGACCTCAAGTCGGCGGACTTGAGCAGCATAACCAAGGACGCGCTCAACCAGCAGTTCTCTCAGTCAGGGGACGCCGCGTCTCCTTCGCAGAACAAGATGGACGAGCTGGTGGCGAAGATCGAGGAGCTCAAGCAGCAGAACGCGACGCAGGAGCAGATCCAGGCGAAGCAGGCGGAGCTCGCGAACATCATAAAGCAGGCGGAGGCGGGCAACTCGAACCTGAACCTCGCCTCCTACAAGGACGCGGCCGGCATGGGAGAGAAGAGCCCGCTCATGGGCGAGGGCAAGGCCCAGGCCGCGATTAACCAGCAGGCCGGCGCGCAGGGGGATAAGACCACTTACAGCGCAAAGTCCCAGCAGGGCACAGGGTTCACGCCTCCGGCGTCGTGGGGTGCGCAGACGATGGGCGGCGTTCCCAAGTTCAACACCGCCACCTATATGCAGACCATGTCCCTCGAGGACAACGTGATGTCCGCCTGGGACTCGATCAACAAGAACACCAGCCGCGGCAAGCAGCTCATGCAGCTGTTCTTCTACTTCGCCCGCATGGCGGAGTCGGGCGACATGGGCGCGATGTACCAGTTCATGAAGTTCATCACCTACATAGTCTCCAAGGACAAGGCCAAGCAGCAGATCGAGATGGGCAAGAAGCTGATCCAGCTCCAGGAGCTCTCCAGGCAGTGGACCAACAAGCTGCTCAACGTCTCCGGCGACAGCTCCGACCCGAACGCCTCCTCGGAGCTCATGAAGACCATGACCATAGTCAAGAGCGAGACCGACGCGATCGCCACCTCACAGAAGCTCATAAGCCAGATGATGGAGGAGTTCGCGCAGGTGGTCGAGACCCTCACCAACACGACCAAGTCCGCGCTCGACACCGCGGGCAGGATCATGAGGACGGTCTCAACGATGAGATAAAGGGGTTATCGGACCAAGGACAGCGGGGGGCCCTGTTTGGGGCCCCCTTCTTTTTGGGGCCGCCGGGAAAAGCCTTGCCCGCGAGGCCGTCCGATGGTAATTTCATAGGTGCTCTATTTAACAGGGTTTTTCCGGTTCCGGGGCGCCATATGGCAGACGAAAAGGAAAAAGAGATAACCGAGAAGGGGGCAAATCCCCCTGAGGACGAGCCGAAGAGCAGGGAGGAGGCAGCGGCCGACATGGAGAGCTTCTTCGCCGCGCTGGAGGAGAAGACGAAGGGCGTGCCCAAGGACGAGCTCGAGCGCGGGGCCGAGAAGGTGCGCAAGTTCATCGACGGCAAGATGAGCTGGGCGGAGCTCTTCAACTTCACGCCGGAGATGCTCTACCAGATGGCCGAGCACGGCTTCGTGCAGTTCAAGCAGGGGCGCTACCAGGACGCGGAGCGCATATTCAAGGTGCTCACGGTGCTCGACTGGAACAACCCATACTACCACTCGGTCATGGGGTCGATCCTGCAGAGGCAGAAGCGGTACGGCGAGGCGATCGCCGAGTACACCCAGGCCCTGGATCTCGACGCGAACGACATAGTGAGCCACACCAACCGCGGCGAGATACTCATGCAGCACGGCCTGCTCGACGACGCGGAGGCCGACTTCGAGAGGGCCGCCTCGCTGGACCCGTCGGGCGAGAACCGCTTCTCCAACAGGGCCCGCATGCTTCTCGGCCAGATACACAAGAGGCGGGGGGAGGCGAAGGGGGGCAGGGCATCGGAGAAGAAGAGGGGCGGATGAGGTGACAGATGGTGATAGGCAAGGCATCCCCGGTTTCAGACAAGGACTTCAGGCTTCGTGACGCCGACATGCGCTCCGCGATGGAGCGCCAGGAGATAGTCGAGGCGCTGCGCCACGGCAACATCTACGAGGTCTTCGCAAAGTCCAAGACCTTCAAGATCGGCGACTTCGCAGACTTCTTCTCCAACCAGTGGAAGAACTTCAAGAGCCAGATAGTGCAGGACGCGGAGATCAAAT is part of the Pseudomonadota bacterium genome and encodes:
- a CDS encoding tetratricopeptide repeat protein, with translation MADEKEKEITEKGANPPEDEPKSREEAAADMESFFAALEEKTKGVPKDELERGAEKVRKFIDGKMSWAELFNFTPEMLYQMAEHGFVQFKQGRYQDAERIFKVLTVLDWNNPYYHSVMGSILQRQKRYGEAIAEYTQALDLDANDIVSHTNRGEILMQHGLLDDAEADFERAASLDPSGENRFSNRARMLLGQIHKRRGEAKGGRASEKKRGG